The nucleotide window ACGATCTGGCCGTTCTTGTACAACGCACCGATGGCCTTTTTGAAGTTGCCCTTGCTGACGCCAAACATACTGCTGATCAGCGTCGGGTCGCTCTTGTCGCTGACTGGCAGGGTGCCGTTGTTGTCGCGCAACTTGGCAAGAATCTTCGAGCTCAGACTGGTGGCGGCTTCTTCGCCCACCGGTTGCAGGCTCAGGCTGATCTTGCCATCGGCGCGGACTTCTTTGATAAAGCCCTTCTCTTCTTTACCGGCGCGCATGAACTTGAAGATTTCGTTCTTGTGGATCAGGCCCCAGTGCTTGTTGTTGATGATTGCCTTGAAACCCATATCGGTCGCTTCGGCCACCAGCAAATCAACTTCCTGGCCCGGGGTGTAATTGGCCGGGGTCTTGTCCAGGTAACGGTCCAGACGCGCTGTGGCGGTGATGCGCCGCGTGTGTTTGTCGAGG belongs to Pseudomonas sp. B21-015 and includes:
- a CDS encoding S1 RNA-binding domain-containing protein; amino-acid sequence: MALVGRYNSLQVVKHTNFGLYLDGGADGEILLPNRYIPKDIPSEDEDWLNVFIYLDSDDKLIATTEKPKVQVGEFASLKVVEVNSIGVFLDWGLPKDLLLPYSEEKRQMTAGEYVVVHVYLDKHTRRITATARLDRYLDKTPANYTPGQEVDLLVAEATDMGFKAIINNKHWGLIHKNEIFKFMRAGKEEKGFIKEVRADGKISLSLQPVGEEAATSLSSKILAKLRDNNGTLPVSDKSDPTLISSMFGVSKGNFKKAIGALYKNGQIVIHADRIELS